From the genome of Halomonas sp. MCCC 1A13316, one region includes:
- a CDS encoding GNAT family N-acetyltransferase, which translates to MTGHIEIREGSWAELGEIASEIRRVVFIDEQQVPLEEEWDGRDDTCRHFLAVHGDTALGTARLLPDGHIGRVAVLREARGLGIGAALMQAAIASARRLGHAQVELAAQTHALAFYENFGFTAFGDVFMDAGIPHRNMRLSLPG; encoded by the coding sequence ATGACCGGCCACATCGAAATACGCGAAGGCAGTTGGGCCGAACTCGGCGAAATCGCCAGCGAGATACGTCGCGTGGTATTCATCGATGAGCAGCAAGTGCCCCTAGAAGAGGAGTGGGACGGCCGCGACGACACATGCCGCCACTTCCTCGCCGTGCACGGCGACACGGCTCTCGGCACCGCCAGACTGCTGCCCGACGGGCATATCGGCCGCGTGGCCGTGCTGCGCGAAGCGCGTGGCCTGGGTATTGGTGCGGCGCTGATGCAGGCCGCCATCGCCTCGGCACGCCGCCTGGGCCATGCCCAGGTCGAACTGGCCGCCCAGACCCACGCCCTCGCCTTCTACGAAAATTTTGGCTTCACGGCGTTCGGTGACGTTTTCATGGATGCCGGCATTCCGCATCGCAACATGCGGCTTTCATTGCCTGGCTAG
- a CDS encoding cupin domain-containing protein has protein sequence MASDTPLPLLGGLTPAEFLRDYWQRQPLLIRGALADFESPLDPDELAGLACEEGVEARLVEEQGPDGPWQVSHGPFDEAVFGELPERDWTLLVQAVDHYVPEVAELLDRFDFLPRWRLDDVMISYAPPGGSVGPHVDQYDVFLLQVSGRRRWQLGGKVADDAPIIPGIDLRILERFEVEPGDDWVLEPGDMLYLPPGWAHHGASQSDDCMTYSVGFRAPSADEAITSYADYLGEQLPSSLRYGDAGMVPPSDPTELDDAALERMRRLILGTLDDPAQLAQWFGRVMTQPKYVDQLVPSEAPTDVDQLVALLQEGEELLRSPGSRFAWRSLNGSRATLYVDGDGIDCVLPLARAVAADALLNADLLEFPGAAELLAALLDAGSLTWPDEEE, from the coding sequence ATGGCGAGCGACACGCCCCTCCCCCTGCTCGGCGGCCTCACGCCTGCCGAGTTCCTGCGCGACTACTGGCAGCGCCAGCCGTTGCTGATCCGCGGAGCCCTTGCCGACTTCGAGAGCCCGCTCGATCCCGACGAGCTCGCTGGCCTCGCCTGCGAGGAAGGCGTCGAGGCACGCCTGGTGGAAGAGCAAGGCCCCGATGGCCCCTGGCAGGTCAGCCATGGCCCCTTCGACGAGGCCGTGTTCGGCGAGCTGCCGGAGCGCGACTGGACCCTGCTGGTACAGGCCGTGGACCACTACGTGCCCGAGGTGGCCGAGCTACTCGACCGCTTCGACTTCCTGCCCCGCTGGCGGCTCGACGACGTCATGATCAGCTACGCCCCGCCAGGCGGCAGCGTCGGGCCGCATGTCGACCAGTATGACGTTTTCCTGCTGCAGGTCAGCGGCCGGCGACGCTGGCAGCTCGGTGGCAAGGTGGCCGACGACGCCCCCATCATTCCCGGCATCGATCTGCGCATCCTCGAGCGCTTCGAAGTCGAGCCGGGCGACGACTGGGTGCTGGAGCCCGGCGACATGCTCTACCTGCCACCGGGCTGGGCACACCACGGCGCCAGCCAATCCGACGACTGCATGACCTACTCGGTGGGCTTCCGCGCGCCTTCGGCCGACGAGGCGATCACCTCGTATGCCGACTACCTCGGCGAACAGCTTCCCTCCTCGCTGCGCTACGGCGATGCCGGCATGGTCCCGCCCAGCGACCCGACGGAGCTCGACGATGCCGCACTCGAGCGCATGCGTCGCCTGATCCTCGGCACTCTCGACGATCCGGCCCAGCTCGCCCAGTGGTTCGGTCGTGTGATGACCCAGCCCAAGTACGTCGACCAACTGGTGCCCAGCGAGGCTCCTACCGATGTCGACCAGCTTGTCGCTCTACTACAGGAAGGCGAGGAGCTGCTGCGTAGCCCCGGTTCACGCTTCGCCTGGCGCAGTTTGAACGGGAGCCGCGCCACCCTGTACGTCGATGGCGATGGCATCGACTGCGTGCTGCCTCTGGCTCGCGCCGTTGCCGCGGACGCCCTGCTGAATGCCGATCTCCTCGAGTTCCCCGGCGCCGCTGAGTTGCTGGCCGCCCTGCTAGATGCCGGAAGCCTTACCTGGCCCGACGAGGAGGAGTAA
- a CDS encoding cob(I)yrinic acid a,c-diamide adenosyltransferase, with translation MVKLTKIYTRTGDKGDTGLGDGSRVAKHDLRVEAFGTVDETNAVIGLAQLYAEDELHEVLARVQNDLFDVGADLCTPEQENPEYPPLRVTAGQVEYLEGRIDAYNAELATLRSFILPGGTALAAHLHLARTVTRRAERLVTALMIEQSVNPEVLRYLNRLSDLLFVLARRANGNGDNDVLWVPGANR, from the coding sequence ATGGTTAAGCTGACCAAGATCTACACCCGCACCGGTGACAAGGGCGATACCGGCCTGGGCGACGGCAGCCGGGTAGCTAAACACGACCTGCGCGTGGAAGCGTTCGGCACGGTGGACGAGACCAACGCGGTCATCGGCCTGGCGCAACTGTACGCCGAGGACGAACTGCACGAGGTTCTGGCCCGGGTGCAGAACGACCTGTTCGATGTCGGAGCCGACCTGTGCACACCCGAGCAGGAAAACCCGGAATACCCCCCGCTGCGGGTCACAGCTGGCCAGGTGGAGTATCTCGAAGGCAGGATCGATGCTTACAACGCCGAACTCGCCACCCTGCGCTCGTTCATCCTTCCCGGAGGCACCGCGCTTGCCGCCCACCTGCACCTGGCGCGTACCGTCACCCGACGGGCCGAGCGCCTGGTCACGGCATTGATGATCGAGCAGTCGGTGAATCCCGAGGTGCTACGCTACCTCAACCGGCTCTCCGACCTGCTGTTCGTGCTTGCCCGCCGAGCCAATGGCAACGGCGATAACGACGTGCTATGGGTGCCCGGCGCCAATCGATGA
- the purB gene encoding adenylosuccinate lyase, with product MPLSALTALSPVDGRYGSKAAALREHFSEFGLIRARVIVEVRWLQRLAEQGGIVEVPPLSAEATAFLETLIRDFSLADAERIKEIERTTNHDVKAVEYFLKEKIAAQPELHAITEFVHFACTSEDINNLSHGVMLTDGLKSLLPVMHQVADEVARLAHAHADQPMLSRTHGQTASPTTLGKEMANVAYRLRRQLAQIESVEILGKINGAVGNYNAHLATYPEVDWEANARTFVEGLGLTFNPYTTQIEPHDYIAELFDAVCRFNTVLIDFDRDVWGYISLGYFKQKTVEGEIGSSTMPHKVNPIDFENSEGNLGLANAVLGHLAQKLPISRWQRDLTDSTVLRNLGVGLAYGLIAYQAALKGIGKLEANPARLAEDLDNSWEVLAEPIQTVMRRYGIEKPYEKLKELTRGKRIDQAGFAAFIDTLELPAEVKSELKALTPATYIGNAEAQARRL from the coding sequence CTGCCCCTCTCCGCTCTCACCGCCCTCTCTCCCGTCGATGGCCGCTACGGCAGCAAGGCAGCGGCCCTGCGCGAGCACTTCAGCGAGTTCGGCCTGATCCGTGCCCGGGTGATCGTCGAGGTCCGCTGGCTGCAGCGCCTCGCCGAACAAGGCGGCATCGTCGAGGTCCCGCCGCTCTCCGCCGAAGCCACTGCCTTCCTCGAGACGCTGATTCGCGACTTCTCGCTGGCCGACGCCGAGCGTATCAAGGAGATCGAGCGCACCACCAACCACGACGTCAAGGCAGTGGAGTACTTCCTCAAGGAGAAAATCGCGGCCCAGCCGGAGTTGCATGCGATCACCGAGTTCGTGCATTTCGCCTGCACCAGCGAAGACATCAACAACCTCTCCCACGGCGTCATGCTGACCGATGGCCTCAAGTCCCTGCTGCCGGTGATGCATCAGGTGGCCGACGAGGTGGCGCGTCTGGCTCACGCGCATGCCGATCAACCGATGTTGTCACGTACCCACGGCCAGACCGCCAGCCCGACGACGCTGGGCAAGGAGATGGCCAACGTCGCCTACCGCCTGCGCCGCCAGCTCGCGCAGATCGAGAGCGTCGAGATACTCGGCAAGATCAACGGTGCGGTGGGCAACTACAACGCCCACCTGGCCACCTACCCCGAGGTCGACTGGGAGGCCAACGCACGCACCTTCGTCGAAGGCCTGGGACTGACTTTCAACCCCTACACCACCCAGATCGAGCCCCACGACTACATCGCCGAGCTGTTCGATGCCGTGTGCCGCTTCAACACCGTGTTGATCGACTTCGACCGCGACGTGTGGGGTTACATCTCGCTGGGCTACTTCAAGCAGAAGACCGTCGAGGGCGAGATCGGCTCCTCGACCATGCCGCACAAGGTCAACCCCATCGACTTCGAGAACTCCGAAGGCAACCTGGGCCTGGCCAACGCCGTACTCGGCCACCTGGCACAGAAGCTGCCGATCTCTCGCTGGCAGCGTGATCTGACCGACTCCACGGTTCTGCGCAACCTCGGCGTGGGCCTGGCCTACGGCCTGATCGCCTACCAGGCCGCGCTCAAGGGCATCGGCAAGCTCGAGGCCAATCCGGCGCGTCTGGCCGAGGACCTCGACAACAGCTGGGAGGTACTTGCCGAACCGATCCAGACAGTGATGCGCCGCTACGGCATCGAGAAACCCTACGAGAAGCTCAAGGAGCTGACCCGCGGAAAGCGCATCGACCAGGCCGGTTTTGCAGCGTTCATCGATACGCTGGAACTGCCGGCCGAGGTGAAGAGCGAGCTCAAGGCGCTGACGCCGGCGACCTACATCGGCAACGCCGAGGCCCAGGCTCGCCGGCTCTGA
- the hflD gene encoding high frequency lysogenization protein HflD: MNTTPIHRAPDSAAARQTLALAGVFQAASLVDELARTGQVDNRPWETLIRATLDTDPESFEAIYGGHPNNLRRGLEVLEAVVGRKQANPAVLRYGFSLLLLMNKLRSDNDMMAALGQQLNRIQGQAEHFGATHENVIASLGEAYQETLSTLKTRIVVQGDPSLLQSRMMPERVRAILLGGIRFALLWHQQGGRRWKLVFQRGALKHALDQLG; encoded by the coding sequence ATGAACACCACTCCGATCCATCGTGCCCCCGACTCCGCCGCGGCGCGCCAGACGCTGGCGCTCGCCGGCGTCTTTCAGGCCGCCAGCCTGGTTGACGAGCTGGCCCGCACCGGACAGGTGGACAACCGCCCCTGGGAGACGCTGATACGTGCCACTCTGGACACCGATCCGGAAAGCTTCGAGGCGATTTACGGCGGCCACCCCAACAACTTGCGCCGCGGCCTGGAGGTGCTCGAAGCGGTGGTGGGACGCAAACAGGCCAACCCGGCGGTACTGCGCTACGGTTTCTCGCTGCTGCTGCTGATGAACAAGCTGCGCAGCGACAACGACATGATGGCCGCCCTCGGTCAGCAACTGAACCGCATTCAGGGCCAGGCCGAGCACTTCGGCGCCACCCATGAGAACGTCATCGCCAGCCTCGGCGAGGCCTACCAGGAAACACTTTCGACACTCAAGACACGCATCGTGGTGCAGGGCGATCCCTCGCTGCTGCAGAGCCGCATGATGCCCGAGCGAGTGCGCGCCATCCTGCTCGGCGGCATTCGCTTCGCCCTGCTCTGGCATCAGCAGGGCGGCCGCCGCTGGAAGCTGGTATTCCAGCGCGGCGCCCTGAAGCACGCCCTGGACCAACTGGGCTGA
- the mnmA gene encoding tRNA 2-thiouridine(34) synthase MnmA has translation MTATSAKVIVGMSGGVDSSVSALLLLEQGYRVEGLFMKNWDEDDGTEYCTAKADLADAQDVCEKLGIKLHSANFAAEYWDNVFEHFLAEYKAGRTPNPDILCNREIKFKVFLEYAEMLGAEKIATGHYVRGGERGGRPRLLQGLDANKDQSYFLHAVPEAAIARTLFPVGELEKPEVRAIAERHGLATARKKDSTGICFIGERRFRDFLQQYLPAQPGVIETPEGEIIGEHMGLMYYTLGQRQGLGIGGLANHPEEPWYVAGKDLERNVLTAVQGKHHPLLYTDSLATEAMDWVAGEPPADEGHYTAKTRYRQSDVPCHMHTLPDGGVEVRFVDPQRAVTPGQSLVLYDGDICLGGGVIRTTWNATESGA, from the coding sequence ATGACCGCCACCTCAGCCAAGGTGATCGTCGGCATGTCCGGCGGCGTCGACTCCTCCGTTTCCGCCCTGCTGCTGCTCGAGCAGGGCTATCGGGTCGAAGGCCTGTTCATGAAGAACTGGGACGAGGACGACGGCACCGAGTACTGCACCGCCAAGGCCGACCTGGCGGATGCCCAGGACGTGTGCGAAAAGCTCGGCATCAAGCTGCACAGCGCCAACTTCGCCGCCGAGTACTGGGACAATGTGTTCGAGCACTTCTTGGCCGAATACAAGGCCGGACGGACGCCGAATCCTGACATCCTGTGTAACCGCGAGATCAAGTTCAAAGTGTTCCTCGAGTACGCCGAGATGCTCGGCGCCGAGAAGATCGCCACCGGCCATTACGTACGCGGTGGTGAGCGCGGCGGACGGCCGCGACTGCTCCAGGGACTCGATGCCAACAAGGACCAGAGCTATTTTCTGCACGCCGTGCCGGAGGCAGCCATCGCACGCACGCTGTTCCCCGTCGGTGAACTGGAGAAGCCCGAGGTGCGTGCCATCGCCGAACGCCATGGCCTGGCCACCGCGCGCAAGAAGGATTCCACCGGCATCTGCTTCATCGGCGAGCGACGCTTCCGCGACTTCCTGCAGCAATACCTGCCGGCCCAGCCGGGCGTGATCGAGACGCCCGAGGGCGAAATCATCGGTGAGCACATGGGCTTGATGTACTACACCCTGGGCCAGCGCCAGGGACTCGGCATCGGCGGCCTGGCCAACCACCCCGAGGAGCCGTGGTACGTGGCAGGCAAGGATCTCGAACGCAACGTGCTGACCGCCGTACAGGGCAAGCACCACCCGTTGCTGTATACCGACTCCCTGGCCACCGAGGCGATGGACTGGGTAGCCGGGGAACCGCCCGCGGACGAGGGTCACTACACCGCCAAGACCCGCTATCGCCAGAGCGACGTACCCTGCCACATGCACACGCTGCCCGACGGCGGCGTCGAGGTACGCTTCGTCGATCCCCAGCGCGCCGTCACCCCAGGCCAGTCGCTGGTGCTCTACGACGGCGACATCTGCCTCGGCGGCGGCGTAATCCGCACCACTTGGAATGCCACGGAGAGCGGCGCATGA
- a CDS encoding TetR/AcrR family transcriptional regulator: MTNRIQTRDPELTRARILDAAEAMFVEQGFSAVKLSALARSADVTKSLIHHHFGSKEQLWEAVKNRAFERYFTAQMAMLEEAGEPDAALLRSSVEAYFHFLRDNPGVVRLFAWTHLEGDSHCGELDNQLVGAGAEWVRQAQRRGLLRQDINPTHVIAIFVMTCTQWFEAKCHHEHWPGMGSDEAFLEDFLKIFMEGVTPRA; this comes from the coding sequence ATGACCAACCGAATCCAGACCAGAGACCCCGAACTGACCCGCGCCCGCATTCTCGATGCGGCAGAGGCAATGTTCGTCGAGCAGGGCTTCTCGGCCGTCAAGCTCAGCGCGTTGGCGCGCTCGGCGGATGTGACCAAGAGCCTGATTCACCACCATTTCGGTAGCAAGGAGCAGTTGTGGGAGGCAGTCAAGAATCGTGCCTTCGAACGCTACTTCACGGCTCAGATGGCGATGCTCGAGGAGGCCGGTGAGCCGGATGCCGCCCTGCTGCGCAGCTCGGTGGAAGCCTACTTCCATTTCCTGCGCGACAACCCCGGCGTGGTGCGGCTGTTCGCCTGGACCCACCTAGAGGGAGACAGCCACTGTGGCGAGCTCGACAACCAGCTCGTCGGAGCGGGGGCCGAGTGGGTTCGCCAGGCCCAGAGGCGGGGTCTGCTGCGCCAGGACATCAACCCTACCCACGTGATAGCCATCTTCGTGATGACATGCACCCAGTGGTTCGAGGCCAAATGTCATCATGAACACTGGCCGGGCATGGGGTCCGACGAAGCGTTTCTTGAGGATTTCCTGAAGATCTTCATGGAGGGGGTAACGCCCCGCGCATGA
- a CDS encoding efflux RND transporter periplasmic adaptor subunit has protein sequence MCRVIVKGVLATSLMLSAALLAGCDAAPAQLERGEEPLPSVRAEAVRLSRDVVSYRFPGTVQASERAAPAFLHGGVLQERYVEHGQRVERGEPLATLHNPAMAPALAAAEARVRELDASLSRLGRDVERSRMLRERNLSAEEELDRLRSEHEALSQAREQALAQRDEAQAQLDELTLRAPFDAEVTDLRVEPGDFVAAGQSVLGLAGLSGREVEIRVPGRLVAQLEVGQEASLMSLSGAQRLAGRVAHVGRADDAMAPVIFDIETEPAPALGASLRVQLALTAQPEMQVPLAAVVDSSGQDPHVLVLTDDETIVRVSVTPGRLTGGWVTVSAASLVSGERVVTAGQGRLEEGDQVRVLP, from the coding sequence ATGTGCAGGGTGATAGTGAAAGGGGTGCTAGCGACTTCGCTGATGCTGTCGGCGGCGTTGCTGGCGGGCTGCGACGCAGCCCCCGCACAGCTCGAACGGGGCGAGGAACCGCTGCCCAGCGTGCGCGCTGAAGCGGTGCGCCTGTCCCGTGACGTGGTGAGCTATCGCTTTCCCGGCACGGTGCAGGCCAGTGAGCGTGCAGCCCCCGCCTTCCTGCACGGGGGTGTCTTGCAGGAACGGTACGTGGAGCATGGGCAGCGGGTCGAGCGGGGCGAGCCACTGGCGACGCTGCACAATCCGGCGATGGCCCCGGCGCTGGCAGCTGCCGAGGCACGCGTGCGCGAGCTCGATGCCAGCTTGAGCCGCCTGGGGCGGGACGTCGAGCGTTCGCGTATGTTGCGTGAGCGCAACCTCAGCGCCGAGGAGGAGCTGGACCGCCTGCGCTCGGAGCACGAGGCCCTTTCCCAAGCCCGTGAGCAGGCCTTGGCGCAGCGCGACGAGGCCCAGGCACAGCTCGACGAGCTGACCCTGCGCGCACCCTTCGATGCCGAAGTGACCGACTTGCGGGTCGAGCCCGGCGATTTCGTCGCGGCGGGCCAGTCCGTGCTGGGTCTGGCTGGGCTCAGTGGACGTGAGGTGGAGATTCGTGTGCCGGGGCGCCTTGTCGCTCAGTTGGAAGTGGGGCAAGAGGCAAGCTTGATGTCGCTGTCCGGGGCGCAGCGCCTTGCGGGCCGGGTCGCTCATGTGGGCCGCGCGGATGACGCCATGGCACCCGTCATCTTCGACATAGAGACTGAGCCTGCCCCGGCGCTGGGGGCGTCGTTGCGCGTGCAGCTTGCCCTGACTGCCCAGCCGGAGATGCAGGTGCCGCTGGCAGCGGTGGTCGACTCCAGCGGGCAAGACCCGCATGTGCTGGTACTGACCGACGACGAGACGATCGTGCGTGTGTCCGTGACGCCGGGGCGTCTGACCGGTGGCTGGGTTACGGTATCGGCCGCGTCGCTCGTCTCGGGTGAGCGGGTGGTAACGGCAGGTCAGGGGCGTCTCGAAGAGGGCGACCAGGTGAGGGTTCTACCATGA
- a CDS encoding efflux RND transporter permease subunit, with protein MSWLLSSLRYKRLILSITLLLALLGLAAWLAMDRQEDPFFPYRFGQVLVPYPGAEPEQVERLVLNPLEEELAQIEQVNDIIGTARLGVAHVTVEMHEHVYDTDAAWERVRIAVDRASREFPDGVGEAEISDRDSDAHGIVLSVTGSDDLLELREAAKRLRRDLFRLKAIARIDMLADPGQQVVIGWDDTLAELTGLDARALGEQLAARNLTSPGGSLSIGGRSLVLDPHSEFGSLKELANTPIRTLRGEQLPLGELADVHLAPREPATERLWHDGRPAVALGLVLSNDRVNAVRFGKRLRELVEELRPAYAPLSIEETFYQPRWVEQRLAELGFSLLLGIGILGVLLFLAMGIRLGLAVMVVVPLVTFSSLALYAMGGGVLHQIAVAGMVIALGMLVDNAIVMVENIQWHRDQGRSAAQAVTRSVRELATPLLAATGTTLAAFVPLLLSSGNTADFTRAIPIMVMLTLAVSYVYAVFVTPVFAAGILKPRLGARRERLQAWGAGIGRFAVRWPAWVLGGAGVLLVGAVAMMPLLDQNFFPDTDRNQLVVDLNFPEGTHLDTTAHQAEVLATALAERPAVQAVHRFVGFSGPRFYYNLVEQPRQPHLARLVVEAESADDLGQLMAWVRAVTPERLPEAEVVARRLGQGPPLEAPVEIRVYAEDRTALAEAAGRILSVVRQAEGARDARHRLGEGLATLRVETDDARAAEYGLSRRDVATTLAGASRGVEVSTWRAGRDPAPLLVRAPEGERFSVDGLEGLRLAADDGRAVPLGEIASLELAWRPAVVQHRGLRRMTAVLAEVADGWTYDGVLGEILPRLEALELPAGASYTVGGAAESAGDANTALFQTLPFGGLLLVIFLLAQFNSFRQLLIVLTTVPLSIIGVVPGLWLTGQPFGFTAMLGVVALVGIVVNNAIVLIDLMNANRRQGLDVGEAVVTAVARRTRPVLLTTATTVAGLVPLTLTQSTLWPPMAWAIISGLVASTLLTLLVIPALYRLLIRS; from the coding sequence ATGAGCTGGCTGCTCTCCTCGCTGCGCTACAAGCGGCTCATTCTCAGCATTACGCTGCTGCTGGCCCTGCTCGGCCTGGCGGCCTGGCTGGCGATGGACCGCCAGGAAGACCCCTTTTTTCCCTATCGCTTCGGCCAGGTGCTGGTGCCCTATCCCGGCGCGGAGCCCGAACAGGTCGAGCGGCTGGTGCTCAATCCGCTGGAGGAGGAGCTGGCCCAGATCGAGCAGGTCAACGACATTATCGGCACCGCCCGCCTCGGTGTGGCTCACGTCACGGTCGAGATGCACGAGCACGTCTACGACACCGACGCCGCCTGGGAGCGGGTGCGAATTGCCGTTGACCGGGCGAGCCGGGAGTTTCCCGATGGCGTAGGCGAGGCCGAGATCAGCGACCGGGACTCGGATGCTCACGGCATCGTGCTGTCGGTGACTGGCTCTGACGACCTGCTCGAGCTGCGCGAGGCGGCCAAGCGGTTGCGCCGGGACCTGTTTCGACTCAAGGCGATCGCGCGCATCGACATGCTGGCCGACCCCGGACAACAGGTGGTGATCGGCTGGGACGATACCCTGGCCGAGCTGACCGGCCTCGATGCCCGCGCCTTGGGCGAACAGCTCGCCGCTCGCAACCTGACCTCGCCTGGCGGAAGCCTGTCGATAGGTGGACGCTCGCTGGTACTCGATCCGCACTCCGAGTTCGGCTCGCTGAAGGAACTGGCCAATACGCCGATACGGACCCTGCGAGGCGAACAGCTGCCGCTCGGTGAGCTGGCCGACGTCCATCTCGCGCCCCGTGAACCCGCCACCGAGCGCCTGTGGCACGATGGCCGGCCGGCGGTGGCGCTGGGGCTGGTGCTCTCCAACGATCGGGTCAACGCCGTGCGCTTCGGCAAGCGACTGCGTGAGCTGGTGGAGGAGTTGCGCCCCGCCTATGCACCGTTGAGCATCGAGGAGACCTTCTACCAGCCGCGCTGGGTCGAGCAGCGGCTGGCGGAGCTCGGCTTCTCGCTGCTGCTGGGTATCGGCATTCTCGGCGTGCTGTTGTTCCTGGCCATGGGCATACGGCTGGGGCTCGCGGTGATGGTGGTGGTGCCGCTGGTCACCTTCTCCTCCCTGGCGCTCTACGCCATGGGCGGCGGTGTACTGCACCAGATTGCTGTGGCCGGCATGGTGATCGCGCTGGGCATGTTGGTGGACAACGCCATCGTCATGGTCGAGAACATTCAGTGGCACCGCGACCAGGGGCGCTCGGCGGCTCAGGCCGTGACCCGCTCCGTGCGTGAACTCGCCACGCCACTGCTGGCCGCCACGGGCACCACCCTGGCAGCTTTCGTTCCGCTGCTGCTCTCCAGCGGCAATACCGCCGACTTCACTCGCGCCATTCCTATCATGGTGATGCTGACGCTGGCGGTGAGCTATGTTTATGCCGTGTTCGTCACGCCGGTGTTCGCCGCGGGTATTCTCAAGCCGCGCCTGGGTGCTCGGCGGGAGCGGCTGCAGGCGTGGGGCGCGGGCATTGGTCGATTCGCGGTGCGCTGGCCGGCCTGGGTGCTTGGTGGGGCTGGTGTGCTGTTGGTGGGTGCCGTGGCGATGATGCCGCTGCTTGACCAGAATTTCTTTCCCGACACCGATCGCAACCAGTTGGTCGTCGATCTCAATTTCCCCGAGGGCACCCACCTCGATACCACCGCGCATCAGGCTGAGGTGCTGGCTACCGCGCTGGCTGAGCGACCGGCCGTGCAGGCCGTGCACCGCTTCGTCGGTTTCAGTGGTCCGCGCTTCTATTACAACCTGGTCGAGCAGCCCCGCCAGCCGCACCTGGCGAGGCTGGTGGTCGAGGCCGAATCAGCCGACGACCTGGGACAATTGATGGCTTGGGTGCGAGCCGTGACACCGGAACGGCTGCCCGAAGCCGAGGTCGTGGCCCGACGCCTGGGTCAGGGGCCGCCCCTGGAAGCTCCGGTGGAGATTCGCGTCTATGCCGAGGATCGCACCGCGCTGGCGGAAGCCGCCGGCAGGATCCTCAGCGTAGTGCGTCAGGCCGAGGGGGCACGCGATGCGCGCCATCGCCTGGGCGAGGGGCTTGCCACGCTACGCGTCGAGACCGATGACGCCCGAGCCGCCGAGTACGGGCTCTCGCGGCGCGATGTGGCCACGACCCTTGCCGGTGCCAGCCGTGGGGTCGAGGTCAGCACCTGGCGTGCCGGACGCGATCCGGCGCCGCTGCTGGTACGTGCACCCGAGGGCGAGCGCTTCTCGGTCGACGGGCTGGAGGGGCTGCGCCTTGCCGCCGACGACGGGCGCGCGGTGCCGCTCGGTGAGATCGCCAGCCTGGAGCTGGCCTGGCGCCCGGCGGTGGTACAGCATCGCGGGCTGCGCCGCATGACGGCGGTGCTGGCAGAGGTCGCCGATGGCTGGACCTACGACGGCGTGCTCGGCGAGATCCTGCCGCGCCTCGAGGCGCTCGAGCTTCCCGCAGGGGCGAGCTATACCGTCGGCGGAGCGGCGGAGTCGGCCGGCGATGCCAACACCGCGCTGTTCCAGACCCTACCGTTCGGTGGCCTGCTGCTGGTGATTTTCCTGCTGGCGCAGTTCAACTCCTTCCGCCAACTGCTCATCGTGTTGACCACGGTGCCGCTGTCGATCATCGGTGTGGTGCCGGGATTGTGGCTGACCGGGCAGCCGTTCGGTTTCACCGCCATGCTCGGCGTGGTGGCACTGGTCGGCATCGTGGTCAACAACGCCATCGTGCTGATCGACCTGATGAATGCCAATCGTCGCCAAGGGCTCGACGTGGGCGAGGCCGTAGTCACCGCCGTGGCCCGGCGCACGCGACCGGTGTTGCTCACTACCGCGACTACCGTCGCCGGCCTGGTGCCGCTGACTCTCACGCAATCGACGCTGTGGCCGCCGATGGCCTGGGCGATCATCTCCGGGCTGGTCGCCTCCACGCTGTTGACGTTGCTGGTGATTCCGGCGCTGTACCGCCTGCTGATCAGAAGTTAG
- a CDS encoding NUDIX domain-containing protein — MSRWHPHVTVATVVERAGRFLMVEESPRGSQTTLFNQPAGHLEPGERIQEAALRELREETAWQVGITDYLGLYVYRTPSGETFHSHGFFGMALAHLGNPLDPAVVAVHWLTLEEVEELERLGRMRSPLVLKRIRDALAERFYPMDVVHER; from the coding sequence ATGAGCCGCTGGCACCCGCACGTTACCGTGGCCACCGTCGTAGAGCGCGCAGGCCGCTTTCTGATGGTGGAGGAATCCCCGAGAGGCAGCCAGACCACCCTGTTCAATCAGCCTGCGGGACATCTCGAACCCGGTGAGCGGATTCAGGAAGCGGCACTGCGCGAGCTGCGCGAAGAGACCGCCTGGCAGGTCGGCATCACCGACTACCTCGGGCTCTACGTGTACCGGACACCCAGTGGCGAGACCTTTCATAGCCATGGTTTCTTCGGCATGGCCCTGGCTCACCTGGGCAACCCCCTCGACCCGGCCGTTGTCGCCGTGCACTGGCTGACTCTGGAGGAGGTCGAGGAGCTGGAACGCCTGGGACGAATGCGCAGCCCGCTGGTACTCAAGCGCATTCGCGATGCCTTGGCCGAGCGCTTCTATCCCATGGATGTCGTCCACGAGCGCTAA